One Halovivax ruber XH-70 genomic region harbors:
- a CDS encoding DNA-directed RNA polymerase subunit A', with translation MQHSTPKEIGSISFGLMEPEEYREMSATKIITADTYDDDGFPIDMGLMDPRLGVIDPGLECKTCGKHSGSCNGHFGHIELAAPVIHVGFTKLIRRLLRGTCRECSRLLLTEDERGEFRDQIDESRKLGRDLNDVTKAAIRQARKKDRCPFCGEIQYDIDHEKPTTYYEVQEVLASEYSQRIAGAMQGDEEEGIERTTPDELAAKTEIDLTRVNEILSGSFRPREEQREAIEKALSIDLTEEDTNKLMPSDIRDWFEAIPDEDIEVLGIDSDRSRPEWMILTVLPVPPVTARPSITLDNGQRSEDDLTHKLVDIIRINQRFMENREAGAPQLIIEDLWELLQYHVTTFMDNEISGTPPARHRSGRPLKTLSQRLKGKEGRFRGSLSGKRVNFSARTVISPDPTLSLNEVGVPDRVASEMTQTMLVTERNVEEARRYVANGPNTHPGANYVRRPDGRRLKVTEKNAEALAGMTEQADEEGVQTVGPGWEVNRHLVDGDIIIFNRQPSLHRMSIMAHEVVVMPYKTFRLNTVVCPPYNADFDGDEMNMHALQNEEARAEARVLMRVQEQILSPRFGENIIGAIQDHISGTYLLTHENPHFNETQALDLLRATRIDELPEQSGTEEDGTPYWTGRAIFSELLPDDLNLTFTGTVGEDVVIEDGQLVEGTIAEDEVGGFGGEIVDTITKVYGNTRARIFINELSTLAMRTIMHFGFSIGIDDETIEPEAREQIDETIDDAYDRVQELIEAYERGELESLPGRTLDETLEMKIMQTLSRARDNAGTIAEEHFEGDNPAVVMAESGARGSMLNLTQMAGAVGQQAVRGERINRGYEDRTLSHYKPDDLSAEAHGFVENSYTAGLTPREFFFHAMGGREGLVDTAVRTSKSGYLQRRLINALSELEAQYDGTVRDTSDTIVQFEFGEDGTSPVQVSYDEDFDIDVEGIADRVIDSEFEDERERAQFLGDRARPTNLSEHADDRLGDETGVTSDD, from the coding sequence ATGCAACACAGTACACCAAAAGAGATCGGATCGATCAGTTTCGGGCTCATGGAGCCCGAGGAGTACCGGGAGATGAGCGCGACGAAGATCATCACCGCCGACACCTACGACGACGACGGCTTCCCCATCGACATGGGGCTGATGGACCCGCGTCTCGGCGTGATCGACCCCGGACTGGAGTGTAAGACCTGCGGGAAACACTCCGGCTCCTGTAACGGCCACTTCGGCCACATCGAACTCGCCGCGCCCGTCATCCACGTCGGCTTCACGAAACTCATCCGGCGACTCCTCCGGGGCACCTGTCGAGAGTGCTCTCGACTGTTGCTCACCGAGGACGAGCGAGGGGAGTTCCGCGACCAGATCGACGAGTCGCGAAAACTCGGCCGTGACTTAAACGACGTGACGAAGGCGGCGATCCGACAGGCACGAAAGAAGGATCGCTGTCCGTTCTGTGGCGAGATTCAGTACGACATCGACCACGAGAAGCCGACCACGTACTACGAGGTCCAGGAAGTTCTCGCGAGCGAGTACTCCCAGCGCATCGCCGGTGCGATGCAGGGCGACGAGGAGGAAGGCATCGAGCGGACGACGCCGGACGAACTCGCAGCGAAAACCGAGATCGACCTCACGCGGGTCAACGAGATCCTCTCGGGTTCGTTCCGCCCGCGCGAAGAACAGCGCGAGGCGATCGAGAAGGCCCTGAGCATCGACCTCACCGAGGAGGACACGAACAAGCTGATGCCCTCCGATATCCGCGATTGGTTCGAGGCGATCCCGGACGAGGATATCGAGGTGCTCGGTATCGATTCCGACCGCTCGCGACCGGAGTGGATGATCCTCACCGTGTTGCCGGTACCGCCGGTCACTGCACGGCCGTCGATCACGCTCGACAACGGGCAGCGCTCGGAGGACGACCTCACGCACAAGCTGGTCGACATCATTCGGATCAACCAGCGCTTCATGGAGAACCGTGAGGCGGGTGCGCCACAGCTGATCATCGAGGACCTCTGGGAACTGCTGCAGTACCACGTCACCACGTTCATGGACAACGAGATCAGTGGCACGCCGCCGGCCCGACACCGCTCGGGGCGCCCGCTGAAGACCCTCAGCCAGCGACTCAAGGGCAAGGAGGGGCGCTTCCGGGGCTCGCTCTCCGGGAAGCGTGTCAACTTCTCCGCCCGAACCGTCATCTCGCCGGACCCGACGCTCAGCTTAAACGAAGTCGGCGTGCCGGATCGCGTCGCGTCGGAGATGACTCAGACGATGCTCGTCACCGAGCGTAACGTCGAGGAGGCGCGTCGCTACGTCGCGAACGGGCCGAACACGCACCCCGGCGCGAACTACGTTCGTCGCCCCGACGGCCGGCGACTGAAGGTGACCGAGAAGAACGCCGAGGCGCTCGCGGGCATGACCGAGCAGGCAGACGAGGAGGGCGTTCAAACGGTCGGCCCCGGCTGGGAGGTCAACCGCCACCTCGTCGACGGCGACATCATCATCTTCAACCGGCAGCCGTCGCTGCACCGGATGTCCATCATGGCCCACGAGGTCGTGGTGATGCCGTACAAGACGTTCCGTCTCAACACCGTCGTCTGTCCGCCGTACAACGCCGACTTCGACGGCGACGAGATGAACATGCACGCCCTCCAGAACGAGGAGGCCCGTGCCGAGGCTCGCGTCCTCATGCGTGTCCAGGAACAGATCCTCTCGCCACGCTTCGGTGAGAACATCATCGGCGCCATCCAGGACCACATCTCGGGAACCTACCTGCTGACTCACGAAAACCCGCACTTCAACGAGACGCAGGCGTTGGACCTCTTGCGAGCGACGCGGATCGACGAACTGCCCGAGCAGAGCGGGACCGAGGAGGACGGCACGCCGTACTGGACCGGTCGGGCCATCTTCTCCGAACTCCTCCCCGACGACCTGAACCTCACGTTCACCGGCACCGTCGGCGAGGACGTCGTCATCGAGGACGGCCAGCTGGTAGAGGGCACCATCGCCGAGGACGAAGTCGGTGGCTTCGGCGGCGAAATCGTCGACACGATCACGAAGGTCTACGGCAACACGCGCGCACGGATCTTCATCAACGAGCTGTCGACGCTCGCGATGCGGACGATCATGCACTTCGGGTTCTCGATCGGGATCGACGACGAGACGATCGAACCCGAGGCTCGCGAACAGATCGACGAGACCATCGACGACGCGTACGATCGCGTCCAGGAACTCATCGAGGCCTACGAGCGCGGTGAACTCGAGAGTCTGCCGGGTCGGACCTTGGACGAGACCCTCGAGATGAAGATCATGCAGACGCTCTCGCGTGCCCGTGACAACGCGGGGACGATCGCCGAAGAGCACTTCGAGGGCGACAACCCGGCCGTCGTCATGGCCGAGTCCGGGGCCCGTGGGTCGATGCTCAACCTCACCCAGATGGCCGGCGCCGTCGGCCAGCAGGCGGTCCGCGGCGAGCGGATCAACCGCGGCTACGAGGATCGAACCCTCAGTCACTACAAACCGGACGACCTCTCGGCCGAGGCCCACGGCTTCGTCGAGAACTCCTACACGGCCGGACTCACGCCGCGGGAGTTCTTCTTCCACGCGATGGGTGGCCGCGAGGGCCTGGTCGACACGGCAGTCCGGACCTCCAAGTCCGGGTACCTGCAGCGTCGACTCATCAACGCCCTCTCGGAACTCGAAGCGCAGTACGACGGCACCGTCCGGGACACCTCGGACACGATCGTCCAGTTCGAGTTCGGCGAGGACGGCACCTCCCCGGTGCAGGTCTCTTACGACGAGGACTTCGACATCGACGTCGAGGGAATCGCCGATCGCGTCATCGACTCGGAGTTCGAAGACGAGCGCGAACGCGCACAGTTCCTCGGCGACAGAGCCCGTCCGACCAACCTCTCCGAGCACGCAGACGATCGCCTCGGCGACGAGACGGGGGTGACCTCCGATGACTAA
- the rpoA2 gene encoding DNA-directed RNA polymerase subunit A'', which produces MTNPSALGLDADVEAVVEDTDLPPRLKDRVYETLAERDELTIEQADDVAQAVESQYRDTRVDPLDPVGTVSAQSIGEPGTQLTMNTFHYAGVAEIDVTQGLPRLIELVDARKTPDTPTMTVHLDEEYATEREKAHEVVWKIEATKILALGDVSTNVADMRVVISLNEDTLNERMITAEEVAEIIEDQLGVKTVQNGTTVEFGPEEPSYRDLLQLVEELREITFKGIEDISRVVIRREEMDDSPFDADEEFVLYTEGSAFGDALAIEGVDASRTTCNNIHEIYRNLGVEAAREIIIEETKNTLVEQGLDNINVRHLMLVADIMTNEGTIESIGRHGIAGNKESVLARAAYEVTVNHLLNASIHGEIDSIDGVIENVIVGRPVKLGTGDVDLRMGSTSSDTTAD; this is translated from the coding sequence ATGACTAATCCGAGTGCCCTCGGCCTCGACGCTGACGTCGAAGCCGTCGTCGAGGATACGGACCTTCCACCGCGACTCAAAGATCGCGTCTACGAGACGCTCGCCGAGCGCGACGAGTTGACCATCGAACAGGCCGACGACGTCGCGCAAGCGGTCGAGAGTCAGTATCGCGATACTCGCGTCGACCCGCTCGATCCGGTTGGGACGGTCTCGGCACAGTCGATCGGCGAACCGGGAACGCAGCTGACGATGAACACGTTCCACTACGCCGGCGTCGCGGAGATCGACGTCACGCAGGGGCTGCCACGGCTCATCGAGCTGGTCGACGCCCGGAAGACGCCCGACACGCCGACGATGACGGTCCACCTGGACGAGGAGTACGCGACCGAGCGCGAGAAAGCCCACGAGGTCGTCTGGAAGATCGAGGCGACGAAGATTCTCGCGCTGGGGGACGTCTCGACGAACGTCGCCGACATGCGCGTCGTCATCTCGCTCAACGAGGACACGCTGAACGAACGGATGATCACGGCCGAAGAGGTCGCCGAGATCATCGAAGATCAACTCGGCGTGAAGACCGTCCAGAACGGGACCACCGTCGAGTTCGGTCCGGAGGAACCGTCCTATCGCGATCTCCTCCAGCTCGTCGAGGAGTTGCGCGAGATCACGTTCAAGGGTATCGAGGACATCTCCCGGGTCGTCATCCGCCGCGAAGAGATGGATGACTCGCCGTTCGACGCCGACGAGGAGTTCGTCCTCTACACGGAGGGGTCGGCCTTCGGCGATGCACTCGCTATCGAGGGCGTCGACGCGTCGCGGACGACCTGTAACAACATCCACGAGATCTACCGCAACCTCGGCGTCGAGGCCGCCCGCGAGATCATCATCGAGGAGACGAAGAACACGCTGGTCGAACAGGGCCTCGACAACATCAACGTCCGTCACCTGATGCTGGTCGCGGACATCATGACCAACGAGGGGACGATCGAATCGATCGGTCGCCACGGTATCGCCGGCAACAAAGAGAGCGTGCTCGCCCGGGCGGCCTACGAGGTGACGGTCAACCACCTGCTGAACGCCTCGATCCACGGCGAGATCGACTCGATCGACGGTGTGATCGAGAACGTCATCGTCGGTCGGCCGGTGAAACTCGGCACCGGTGACGTCGACCTGCGGATGGGCTCGACGAGCAGCGACACCACGGCCGACTGA
- a CDS encoding NusA-like transcription termination signal-binding factor encodes MDLTLDDDARRFLALFEDVTGVPGRDCLQLDDRLVIVVARGHIAEAIGRGGETVDRFEERVDQPVRLVEYADDPADFVANALAPAAVYNVTMSENDDTVAYVEVADEDRGVAIGRDGRTIDAARRLAARHFDVDDVQLT; translated from the coding sequence ATGGACCTCACCCTCGACGACGACGCCCGCCGCTTTCTCGCCCTCTTCGAGGACGTCACTGGCGTGCCCGGCCGTGACTGTCTCCAGCTCGACGATCGGCTGGTGATCGTCGTCGCACGCGGTCACATCGCCGAGGCGATCGGCCGCGGCGGCGAGACGGTCGATCGGTTCGAAGAGCGGGTCGACCAGCCGGTCAGGCTCGTCGAGTACGCGGACGACCCGGCCGACTTCGTCGCCAACGCGCTCGCGCCGGCAGCCGTCTACAACGTCACGATGAGCGAGAACGACGATACCGTGGCCTACGTCGAGGTCGCCGACGAAGACCGCGGCGTCGCGATCGGCCGAGACGGACGGACGATCGATGCCGCTCGCCGACTCGCGGCGCGCCACTTCGACGTCGACGACGTCCAGCTAACCTGA
- a CDS encoding phosphatase PAP2 family protein — protein MALSSMLVVTVIAVAVGFVGTCALCLDRGRVRHTVAARRGRVRELAPYVGAAGFFLLAKFLTSEYSVRLSQRIGWNITDEIYAVEGEFVAVLQRVVPDVTVEVFSALYMFGFPYLLATAPILYVTMSSLRRFKELLVAYLLNYVVGGVALYTLFIAYGPRNHLDSVEGLMYDFYPQTQDLTAAIADNTNVFPSLHTSLSVVVLLFAWRTRREFPKWFVLAAILVSGVVFSTMYLGIHWAIDVVAGIVLALWSVAAAEYIVGSIEGERDRRSVERSSEFATDPETGD, from the coding sequence ATGGCACTCAGTTCGATGCTCGTCGTCACCGTCATCGCGGTCGCAGTCGGATTCGTCGGCACCTGCGCGCTGTGTCTGGATCGTGGCCGTGTCCGCCACACCGTGGCAGCTCGGCGTGGTCGGGTCCGTGAACTGGCTCCCTACGTCGGCGCCGCCGGCTTCTTCCTCCTGGCGAAGTTCCTCACGTCCGAGTACAGCGTCCGGCTCTCCCAGCGGATCGGCTGGAACATTACTGACGAGATCTACGCCGTCGAGGGGGAGTTCGTCGCCGTTCTCCAGCGTGTCGTGCCGGACGTGACCGTCGAAGTCTTCTCGGCGCTCTACATGTTCGGCTTTCCGTATCTGCTGGCGACGGCACCGATCCTGTACGTCACGATGTCGTCGTTGCGCCGGTTCAAGGAGCTGCTGGTCGCGTACCTTCTCAACTACGTCGTTGGCGGCGTTGCCCTCTACACCCTCTTTATCGCGTACGGGCCGCGGAACCACCTGGACTCGGTCGAGGGATTGATGTACGACTTCTACCCGCAGACGCAGGACCTGACGGCCGCGATCGCGGACAACACGAACGTCTTTCCCTCGCTTCATACGTCCCTGTCGGTCGTGGTCTTGCTGTTCGCCTGGCGAACCCGCCGGGAGTTCCCGAAGTGGTTCGTCCTCGCCGCAATCCTGGTGTCCGGTGTCGTCTTCTCGACGATGTACCTGGGGATTCACTGGGCGATCGACGTCGTCGCTGGCATCGTCCTGGCACTCTGGAGCGTCGCCGCGGCGGAGTACATCGTCGGCTCCATCGAAGGGGAGCGTGATCGTCGGTCCGTCGAGCGCAGCAGTGAGTTCGCGACCGATCCGGAGACTGGTGATTGA
- a CDS encoding 30S ribosomal protein S12 yields the protein MANGKYAARKLKKDRQSQRWSDSDYARRARGLREKSDPLEGAPQARGIVLEKIGIEAKQPNSAIRKCVRVQLIKNGKQVSAFCPGDGAISFIDEHDEVTIAGIGGAKGRAMGDISGVNYKVEKVNGVSLIELVRGNAEKPVR from the coding sequence ATGGCAAACGGCAAATACGCCGCGCGGAAGCTGAAGAAGGACCGCCAGTCACAGCGGTGGTCCGACTCGGACTACGCGCGACGCGCTCGTGGCCTTCGCGAGAAGTCGGACCCGCTCGAGGGTGCCCCGCAGGCCCGTGGTATCGTCCTTGAGAAGATCGGCATCGAGGCAAAACAGCCCAACTCGGCTATCCGAAAGTGTGTCCGGGTCCAGCTCATCAAGAACGGGAAGCAGGTCTCGGCGTTCTGTCCCGGCGACGGCGCGATCAGCTTCATCGACGAGCACGACGAGGTCACCATCGCCGGCATCGGTGGGGCGAAGGGTCGTGCGATGGGTGACATCTCCGGTGTCAACTACAAGGTTGAGAAGGTAAACGGTGTCTCGCTCATCGAACTGGTCCGCGGTAACGCAGAGAAACCGGTGCGATAA
- a CDS encoding 30S ribosomal protein S7, which translates to MSAEEQTDADAEAEAEDEDSVAAKLFGRWDVAGIEYNDPSTKRYITVTPVAHTAGRHASKQFQKSEISIVERFINRLMQTEENTGKKQQTLSLVRDAFELVHERTDENPIQILVTAVENAAPREETVRLKYGGISVPKAVDVAPQRRVDQALKFLAEGAQSASFKSPTPAEEAIATQLVGAAEGDVGTYAVGQKEEKERVAAAAR; encoded by the coding sequence ATGAGCGCAGAAGAGCAAACCGACGCAGACGCCGAGGCCGAGGCTGAGGATGAGGACTCCGTCGCTGCGAAGCTATTCGGCCGCTGGGACGTCGCCGGCATCGAGTACAACGACCCCTCGACCAAGCGCTACATCACGGTCACGCCAGTCGCGCACACCGCGGGTCGTCACGCCTCGAAGCAGTTCCAGAAGTCCGAAATCTCGATCGTCGAGCGCTTCATCAACCGCTTGATGCAGACCGAAGAGAACACGGGCAAGAAACAGCAGACGCTCTCACTCGTCCGCGATGCCTTCGAACTCGTTCACGAGCGCACTGACGAGAACCCGATCCAGATCCTCGTCACTGCCGTCGAGAACGCCGCTCCGCGTGAGGAGACCGTCCGCCTGAAGTACGGTGGCATCTCCGTGCCGAAAGCTGTCGACGTCGCCCCACAGCGCCGCGTCGACCAGGCACTGAAGTTCCTCGCCGAGGGTGCCCAGAGCGCCTCGTTCAAGTCGCCCACGCCCGCCGAGGAGGCCATCGCGACCCAGCTCGTCGGCGCCGCCGAAGGTGACGTCGGCACCTACGCCGTCGGACAGAAAGAAGAGAAAGAGCGCGTCGCTGCTGCCGCAAGATAA